The Rhodococcus sp. X156 genome window below encodes:
- a CDS encoding MFS transporter encodes MPREIWVLVAAAFVIAVGFGLVAPALPEFARSFDVGVTAASVVISAFAFMRLVFAPASGRLVQRLGEQPVYLTGLLIVALSTGACAIAQTYWQLLVFRGLGGIGSTMFTVSAVGLLVRISPPEVRGRVTGLYATSFLLGSIGGPLVGGALLRFGLRVPFVIYMVSLLVAAAVVYTQLRGSTLTPRDSTDNRPVMTLRAALGNGAYRASLASSFANGWGVIGVRVALIPLFVTEALDQGATLSGVALSVFAVGNAAVLLPAGRMSDVWGRRGLTLTGLVITGSATIWLGFTGGPVSFLVATALAGVGSGLMNPPQQAAVADVVGSESKGGPVFAGFQMASDVGAIAGPVGAGLLAEHVSYSAAFGVTGAIALVAALVWARAPETLPGRAAAPGEGKGQGKGQGKGQVSRPGPPR; translated from the coding sequence CTGCCGCGGGAGATCTGGGTGCTGGTCGCCGCGGCCTTCGTCATCGCCGTGGGCTTCGGACTGGTGGCCCCCGCGCTGCCGGAGTTCGCCCGCTCCTTCGACGTGGGGGTCACCGCGGCGTCGGTGGTGATCAGCGCGTTCGCGTTCATGCGGCTGGTGTTCGCCCCCGCCAGCGGCCGGCTGGTGCAGCGGCTGGGGGAGCAGCCGGTCTACCTCACCGGCCTGCTCATCGTGGCGCTGTCCACCGGTGCCTGCGCCATCGCCCAGACCTACTGGCAGCTGCTGGTCTTCCGCGGGCTCGGGGGCATCGGCTCGACCATGTTCACCGTGTCCGCGGTGGGCCTGCTGGTGCGGATCTCCCCGCCGGAGGTGCGTGGCCGGGTCACCGGGCTCTACGCCACCAGCTTCCTGCTGGGCAGCATCGGCGGGCCGCTGGTGGGCGGGGCGCTGCTGCGCTTCGGCCTGCGGGTGCCGTTCGTGATCTACATGGTCTCCCTGCTGGTGGCCGCCGCCGTGGTGTACACCCAGCTGCGAGGGTCCACGCTCACCCCCCGCGACAGCACCGACAACCGGCCGGTGATGACCCTGCGCGCGGCGCTCGGCAACGGCGCCTACCGGGCGTCGCTGGCGTCGAGCTTCGCCAACGGCTGGGGCGTGATCGGCGTGCGGGTGGCGCTGATCCCGCTGTTCGTCACCGAGGCGCTGGACCAGGGCGCCACGCTGTCCGGAGTGGCGCTGTCGGTGTTCGCCGTGGGCAACGCCGCGGTGCTGCTGCCCGCCGGCCGCATGTCGGACGTGTGGGGGCGGCGCGGGTTGACCCTGACCGGGCTGGTGATCACCGGCAGCGCCACCATCTGGCTCGGCTTCACCGGCGGGCCGGTGTCCTTCCTGGTGGCCACGGCGCTGGCGGGCGTCGGGTCGGGGCTGATGAACCCGCCGCAGCAGGCCGCGGTGGCCGACGTGGTGGGCTCGGAGAGCAAGGGCGGGCCGGTGTTCGCCGGCTTCCAGATGGCCTCGGACGTGGGCGCCATCGCCGGCCCGGTGGGGGCGGGCCTGCTGGCCGAGCACGTGTCCTACTCGGCGGCCTTCGGGGTGACCGGGGCCATCGCCCTGGTGGCCGCACTGGTGTGGGCACGGGCCCCGGAGACGCTGCCCGGCCGGGCAGCGGCTCCGGGTGAGGGCAAG